The genomic segment ATCAGCATGCTGAGCAGGTCCTCGCCCGGCGCGGCACGCTTCGCCGCGACGAGGTCGGACATGTACCGCGCGAACTCCGTGAACGCCGCCCCCGTCTCCTCCTTCGAGAAGCGGCTGACGTTCAGGAACGCGTCGGACCAGTGCGAGAAGCGGTCGCGGTCCTCGGCCGGGGCGCCGAGCAGGTCGCAGATGACGTAGACCGGGAGCGGGAAGCCGAGGGCCGCCTTGAGGTCGGCGGGCTGCCCGCGCTCGATCATGTCGTCGAGCAGGGACTCGGCGACCCTCGCCATGCCGGGGCGCAGGGCCGCCATGCGTTTCGCGGTGAAGTACCGGCCGACCTGGCGCCGCCAGCGCAGATGGGGCTCGCCGGTCTCCGGGATCGCCAGCGTGTACTCGGGGGACGCGTCGGCCGCGACACCGCCTGCGCCGTCGGCGGAGAGCCGCGCGGTGTCGTCCCCGGCGCGCGGACGGGAGAAACGGGGATCGGAGAGGAGGGCGCGGACGTCGTCGTAACGGCTCACGAACGTCGCCCGGTCGCCGCTCGGCAGCTCGACCGTGGCCACCGGGCACCGCGCCCGCAGCCGCTCCCACGCGGCGGGCGGGTCCAGGGGGCCGTCGCTGGTCATCGGCAGCCGGACCACCTCGTCGTCCGGGCCCGTGCCGGTCCGGTCCTGGTTGTCCTGGTTGTTCCTGCTCGTCTCGACCTGGCTCATCGCGGCATCTCCTGGTGGGGGGGGAGGGGAGGGAGACGGAAATGCACGCTACACAGGTAGTGCATCGTGCATCAATGGTGCATCATGCACTCTCCCTGCATGGCGCAATCTCGACGTAGGGTGAGGGGCCCATGGAGGCCGCACAGCCAGGAGGAGACCGGTGGATGCCCGAGAGGCGGGGGAGCGCATCGAGCGGGAGCTGCTGATCCTGACGCGGAACCGCGAGACGTCGACGCCCCGTGGTGTCCGCGACGGCGGTGCCCTGGACCGCAGCGCCTATGTGCTGCTCAGCAGGCTGGAGGCCCAAGGGCCCATGTCCATCCCGGACTTCGTGGAGGCGTTCGGGTTCAACGCGTCCACGTTCACCCGGCAGACCTCGGCGCTCCTGCGGGACGGCCTGGTGGAGCGGACCCTCGACCCCGACGGGGGAGTGGCCCGCAAGTTCCGTGTCACCGACAAGGG from the Streptomyces sp. NBC_00310 genome contains:
- a CDS encoding cytochrome P450, translating into MSQVETSRNNQDNQDRTGTGPDDEVVRLPMTSDGPLDPPAAWERLRARCPVATVELPSGDRATFVSRYDDVRALLSDPRFSRPRAGDDTARLSADGAGGVAADASPEYTLAIPETGEPHLRWRRQVGRYFTAKRMAALRPGMARVAESLLDDMIERGQPADLKAALGFPLPVYVICDLLGAPAEDRDRFSHWSDAFLNVSRFSKEETGAAFTEFARYMSDLVAAKRAAPGEDLLSMLIAESTALPEAERLTDAELLATGMGLLVAGHETTANMIGKMAALLLADRSRWEQLLADPSLVRTAVEEVLRFDANLGGFGMRRYLSEDVDLDGELLPGGTTVFCGMSSANRDDRVFTSPAEMDLTRSPNPHLTFGAGPHSCLGQALARTELQVVLDVLLRKLPTLELAVPVDELRKVEGLLVGGLREVPVRW
- a CDS encoding MarR family winged helix-turn-helix transcriptional regulator, producing the protein MDAREAGERIERELLILTRNRETSTPRGVRDGGALDRSAYVLLSRLEAQGPMSIPDFVEAFGFNASTFTRQTSALLRDGLVERTLDPDGGVARKFRVTDKGSTRLAEQREEFVAGLTGVIADWPAERLQRFVADLEQFNTDIERVSGRSWPRPMADEH